In the genome of Candidatus Hydrogenedentota bacterium, one region contains:
- a CDS encoding nucleoside deaminase yields the protein MADIPSEQDQFYMQCALQEAQRALAINEVPIGCVIVHEDRIIGCGYNQRELLQDPTAHAEILAIKEAARHLGSWRLENARLYVTLEPCPMCAGAIILSRIEALYFGAYDPKAGCCGSLMNLPADKRFNHRPQMMGGVLGEACGDLLRSFFRSIREKSKAHKLSYEQ from the coding sequence ATGGCCGACATTCCATCAGAACAGGATCAATTCTATATGCAATGCGCCCTGCAAGAAGCGCAGCGCGCCTTGGCGATTAACGAAGTGCCCATAGGCTGTGTGATTGTCCACGAAGACCGTATTATTGGCTGCGGATACAATCAACGGGAATTGTTGCAGGATCCTACAGCCCATGCGGAAATACTCGCTATCAAAGAAGCAGCCCGTCATCTGGGCAGTTGGCGCTTGGAAAATGCGCGGCTCTATGTTACTTTGGAACCGTGTCCCATGTGTGCCGGAGCCATCATTCTCTCGCGTATAGAAGCCCTATACTTCGGAGCCTATGATCCCAAGGCGGGCTGCTGCGGCTCCCTCATGAACTTGCCCGCCGATAAACGTTTCAACCACCGCCCCCAAATGATGGGCGGTGTTCTTGGCGAAGCATGCGGTGATTTACTCCGTTCTTTTTTTCGTTCTATCCGAGAAAAATCCAAAGCCCATAAACTTTCCTATGAGCAATGA